The window GTAAAGGTTTTCTCCCATACTTGATATTCCTGTAGCAAATAGTGGATATTGTCATAGAACACCCTGTCGTAATCAAAGTTGTTCCTTTGATACCCTTCCAAAATATAGGAAGTATCGGAGCGGGGATCGTAGAGTTCCAAGGTATTATTGTCCAAAGGGAACACTTCCAACAACCAAAGGCCGTTTACATCGTGGTCGATTTCCACCTGACCGCTAAAGGTGCCGTATGCACCAACATCAATACCCAATCCGTTACCTGTTTTTCCCAAACCGGAAAGATTGTTGTTGGCGTAAACGATGCCCCTATCGAACGAAATGGTAAACGCCCGTTGCAAAAAGGGCACTTCCCCACCGCCACGGGTTGCATTAATATCGATATACCAAAGGTCGTACGATTCCAAAACCAGGGCGGTAGTGATAGGTGGCTCCACCATCAGGTCATCTTCCACAATAACCTCGGTGTAGCAGGAACTGGCCAATATGCCTATCAGTAAAAATCCGAAAAGTAGTTTTCTATGTTTCATAATCGAGGTTTTAAGGTTCCCTATACCTAAACCAAGCAGCGTGCCAAATTTGTTAACTGTTTGATAATCAGCCATAAACATTCTGATTGATTTATTTTTTAGCTTTACAACCTAATTTGGATGCATGGGAGACAAACTTAATTTTGGGGTTTTTGGAGGTGGAAGCTGGGGTACGGCCATTGTAAAGATGCTGACAGAAAATTTAGCCCACGTACATTGGTACATGCGGAGCGATTCTGCGATTCGACATATCCAAAAAGAATGGCACAATCCCAACTATCTGAGCTCTGTGGAGTTTGATGTGGACCAGCTGGTAATGAGCCATGATATCAACACGATTGCTGAAGCATCCGATGTGCTGATCTTTGCGATTCCCTCCGCTTTTTTGGAAAGGGAACTCCAAGCTTTGACCGTTCCGTTGAAGGATAAAATTATTTTTTCGGCCATTAAAGGTATTGTTCCGGAAAGCGGCCGCATTGTTGGGGAGCATTTTAATGAAAAATACGGCATCCCTTTTGAAAATATTGGGGTCATTACAGGACCCTGCCATGCCGAAGAAGTGGCCTTAGAGCGCTTATCGTACCTAACCATTGCCTGCGCCGATTCCGATAAGGCAAAAATGGTGGCCAAACACCTGAAGAGCGACTACATCCGTACCAAAATATCGGACGACATCATCGGTACGGAGTATGCAGCCATGCTGAAAAACATTTATGCCATTGCTGCGGGCATAGCCCACGGACTGGGTTATGGGGACAATTTCCAAAGCGTGTTGATGAGCAATGCCATCCGCGAGATGAAACGTTTTATAGACCGAGTATACAAAATGAAGCGAAACATCAACGCCTCGGCCTACTTGGGCGACCTATTGGTAACGGGATATTCCACTTTTAGTAGAAACCGTATGTTCGGAAACATGATAGGTAAGGGCTACACCGTAAAAAGCGCCATGATGGAGATGAATATGGTAGCCGAAGGCTATTATGCTACCCAAAGCGCCCATAACTTGATGGAAAAACTACAAAAGAAGTCCAAAACTCCGATTATCAACGCCGTGTACCAAGTGCTCTACAAAAACAAGAACCCCAAAAAGGTGTTTGAAAAGTTGACGGAGAAGTTGGATTAACCCCGCTCCAACGAAAAATCCGAATGCTCGGTCAACTGGGTATCCAATTCTTTGGAAAAGGCTTCCATGTCTTGCGCAGAATAGTTATAGGCTTTTTGGAACTCCTCGAACACCGGCTCCTTGTATTTTCGAACGCTGTCAATGTCAAAATACAGTCGGCCCGTTCTTCGAATAAAAAAGTCCAGCGGGTTTAGGGCCATTTCGTGCGCCATGGCAAACTGGGCCTCTGCCCTGATCATACGTTCTTTGGGTTTTTTCCCTTTAATGTTGGCATACCGCTCCAAAATAGCTTCGGTTTGCTTACCGTAGGTGGTGACCAAGTACCAAGCGTGATAGAATTCAAATCCATCTTCTTTGAGATTGTCCAAGACCTGATCAATGTATTTGGTTACGTGCTTATACTTTTTAAAGTCGTTTCCACAAAGTGGGATTTTATCCGTGGTGCAAGCCTTCAATTCGGTTTCGTAATCTTCCTCCATTTTTTTGACGATACGGTTCACCACACGTTCGGCCATTTTGCGGTACCCCGTAAGTTTACCCCCTGCAATGCTGACCAATCCAGTATCTGAAGTAAAGATTTCATCCTTTCGGGACAATTCAGAAGCGGATTTCCCTTCTTCGTGAATCAAAGGACGAAGTCCAGCCCATGACGAAATAATGTCGTCCAACTCCAATTCAATGTCGGGGAACATGTTGTTTACGGCGGAAATCAAATAAATGGCATCGGCCAGTTCGGTTGTTACATGGTTCTTGTCGGCATTGTAATTGGTGTCCGTAGTGCCAATATAGGTGACCTTGCCGCGTGGGATGGCAAACATCATCCTGCCGTCGGGAATATCAAAATAAACGGATTGTTTTACCGGTAGTTTTTCCTTTGGAAATACCAAATGGACCCCCTTTGTCAGGTGCAATTGTTTTCCCTTTTTGGATTGGTTTACACTGCGCAGTTCATCCACCCAGGGGCCAGCAGCGTTGATGACGTATTTAGAAAATACGTTATACTCATCCCCGAAAACCTCATCAGTGAACTTTACCCCAGCTACTTGTTCATCCTTATAAATAAAATCGGTGACCTTGGCGTAATTGAACAACTGTGCCCCAAACTGAAGACTGGTCTTCAAATTTTCCATAGTGAGCCGGGCATCATCGGTGCGGTATTCGGCATAATAGCCCGCACCGTTCAAGATTTTTTTGGGAAGCAGCGGCTCCAGTTTTAGTGCTTCCTTCTTCTCCAGCATCTGCCGTTTATCGTCCCCAGAAACCTGGGCCAAAATATCGTACACCTTCAAACCGATGGAGGTCAACCATTTTCCATAAGACCCGCCCTCGATAAGCGGGAGCAACATTTTTTCTGGCAGCACCAAATGGGGTGCCAATTTGTGCACAATGGCACGTTCCGAACCCACTTCTTTTACCAACCAAAAATCGAATTGTTTCAAATAACGAAGCCCGCCGTGTATCAATTTGGTGGATTTGCTGCTGGTACCCGAAGCGAAATCCCCTTTCTCCAACAACAACACTTTCATGCCGCGAGAAGAAGCGTCCAGGGCAATTCCAGCACCGGTTATTCCCCCACCCACGACCACGAGGTCGTATGACATTTGAGCCGCCTTTTGCAACTGTTCCTTTCGATTTACGTTTGAAAAAACAATGTTCTCGCTCATGATTCTATTGTATTGAATTCGTATTCCCGTTCCACACGGCATACCCGGACTTTATACCAAGAATACCATTGCAGTCTGCCTTGTTTTTGCGCTTGTTTGTGGTCCAATTGGGCCTTCCAATTGGCAATCGCTTCCAAACTCTCCCAATAACTGACGGTTATTCCGACACCATCCCTAGCACTTTCTACATCCAAGAAACCCGGTTGTTTTCGTGCCAAGGTTTCCATTTCTTCCGCCATTTGCGCATATCCTTCGTCGCCTGGAGTTCTTAGGCTGGTGAAAATCACCGCGTAATATGGTTTTTGGGGATTCATTTAATTAATGTACTCCTTTTCCAAAAAATAATTTACCAAGGCTTCCTTCATCAAAACCGTTTGCTCCCCGGCCTTCAGCGGTGGGAGTTGTTCCTTGATTTTATAATGTGGCCATCCATCGTCATCAAAAAAGTCAAAATCATAATACCCATAAGGCTCCAACAGCCTGCAGATGGCGATATGCATCAGATTGACTTTTTCGTCCTTTTTAAATTTACGATGAAAATTTCCCAATTCCTGAACGCCTACCAAATAAATGATGCCATCCAGTTCCAATGGATCACCATCGGAAAATTGGGCCGACAGTTTTTGCACCAATAGCTCCCATCGTCCCCTTAATTGTTCGTCTCTTGCCATGTCTTTTGCAATGAGTACCAAAGGTACAAATCAATATTCTATATTTGTTAAAACCCGCGCATGAGCTTTTTGGATATCATCATAGGAATTCTTTTGATTTGGGGCCTGTACAAAGGGCTGAAAAATGGCTTGTTTGTAGAGCTAGCTTCTTTGGTGGCAATCATTGCCGGAATTTATGGCGCCATCCATTTTTCGTACATCACAGGGGATTATCTTGCAGAACGATTTGATTGGAGCGACCAATATCTTAAAATCGCTGCGTTCTTAATTACCTTTTTTGCCATTATCATTGTGGTGAACTTGGCAGGCAAATTCCTGACCAAGATTGCTGATTTTGCCATGCTCGGATTGCTCAATAAAATCGCCGGGGGTATTTTTGGAGCTTTAAAGGTGGCCGTTATCTTGGGTGCCTTTCTAATTTTCTTTGAAAAGCTCTCCTCTCCTCTCGGACTCATCAATGAAGAAAGCAAACAAGAATCCGTTTTCTACGAACCCATCAAGGAAATTGGAGCCTTGGTGTTCGCTTATGTATTTGATGACGAGGAAACCCTCCCCAAAGAAGAAGTCGAAGCTAGGGAGGAGATTATATGAACGGTACGCTTTTTCCGATGAATTGATAATCTTCCCATACCACGGCACCATCATTATTTCAGTATCCTGTATTTCAACGTGATAATCTACCCTGATGTGGAAATTTTATGGAAACGGGCAGGGTCTCCTTTAGTTTAGCAAACGAGAACATTAGGGAATTTAGAGCACTCCCGAAAACGACCCCGAGAAATGAAAAAATGTACGAGCACTTTGCTGATCGTAGGATTGGTATTGCTACTTGCAAGCTGTAGCAAATCATCGACAGAAGAATTGGAACAATTGTATACCGAAGCCAGTATTGGAAACGATAAAGTTTCTGTAGATCCCATAAAAATGGAAGAGGAACTGCTGGATTTGGTCAACGAATACCGAAATTCAATCGGTTTGGAGGCCTTGATCACAAGCGAACCAGCTTACAAATATGCTGAGGAACACAACAATTATATGATTTCCAAAAACAGCTTGAGCCACGATAATTTTGAAGAACGTGCCGCCAGCATTGCAGCGGAAACCAATGCACAAAAAATTTCAGAAAATGTGGCCCGTTTCTACGCATCCGCAGAAAAAACTATGGATGCATGGGTGGCCAGTGCCTCCCATAAGCAAGCTCTTGATGGGGACTTTACCCACACTGCCCTTAGCGTGCAGTTGGACAAGGACGGAAGACCTTACTATACCCAGATTTTTATAAAGATAGACTAATGTAACCCCGTATAACTCACAGCAAGACCCGCCTATGGTGGGTCTTTTTTTTGAATTGCTATGTTGCCACGAGAGATTTTTTTACCTTTCATAAAATCTTTGAACATGGCAATAAAGGCACCTTTTAATCTCAACAAATGGGTAGAGGAAAACCGTGAGACCCTAAAACCTCCGGTGGGCAATAAAAATTTGTACAAAGAATCGGGTGATTACATTGTGATGGTGGTCGCCGGTCCCAATGCTCGAAAGGATTATCATTATAACGAGACGGAGGAACTTTTTTATCAATTGGAAGGACAGATCGAAGTGCATATCCAAGAAGATGGACAAAAAAGAACCATGGAACTGGGACCCGGGGATATGTACCTACATCCGGCCAAAGTGCCACATTCACCCGTTCGCAAGGAAGGCTCTATTGGTTTGGTCGTGGAGCGCAAGCGCATGGACCTCGATGCCGAAGATGGACTGCTTTGGTTTTGCGATAACTGCAACAACAAACTGCATGAGATTTATTTTAAACTACATGACATTGAAAAGGATTTCTTAGGTCATTTTAAGCACTTTTACGGTTCGGAAGAACTGCGCACCTGCAACAAATGTGGTACAGTAATGCCCGTTGATGAACGATTTGTAGCCAAAGAAGAATGAGCCTCCTTATCGCAAAAATCATCGTTGCAATTGTGGCCCTGCTCCATCTGTACTTTCTATGGCTGGAAATGTTTGCATGGACCACTAAGGCAAAAAAGGTGTTCCGCAGCTTTCCGGAAGAGCTTTTTGAGCCCACAAAAACACTGGCGGCGAACCAAGCGCTGTACAATGGTTTTTTGGCTGCAGGACTTATCTGGTCTTTGTTGATCAAAGATGGAGCTTGGCAAGTGTATGTAGCCCTCTTCTTTTTGGGATGTGTTGCCGTAGCTGGAATCTACGGTGCGGCTACCGCTTCAAAAAAAATATTTACGGTACAGGCACTCCCTGCTTTGGTAGGAATAGCACTTTTATTGGTGCACCTATTCCTGTAAACCGTTTATTCTCTTCAAGATTATTCGTAATATTGTGAAAATATAACAATTCACTTGTAAAAAGTTATAAATGTCAAAAATCGCAACTGCATTTGGAATCAAAGAGGCCCTGAAAGAATTAGGGCTAAATGAAATAAATAATGGTACTTCTACCGGAAAAGAATGGTTTTCCAATGGGGAATTCATTGAATCCTATTCTCCTGTTGACGGAGCACTTATCGGAAAGGTAAAGGCTACCTCTCAGGAAGATTACGAAAAGGTGATCACCACCGCCCAAGAAGGATTTAAAAAATGGCGAACCATGCCTGCGCCTCAACGTGGCGAGGTTGTTCGACAATTTAATGATGAGCTGCGCCGCCTAAAAGAACCGTTGGGAAAACTCGTTTCCTATGAAATGGGCAAAAGTTACCAAGAAGGGCTTGGCGAGGTACAGGAAATGATTGACATCTGCGATTTTGCCGTGGGACTTTCACGTCAATTGCACGGCCTAACTATGCACAGTGAGCGTCCAGGACACCGGATGTACGAGCAATACCACCCCCTTGGCGTGGTAGGTATCATTTCGGCCTTTAATTTCCCGGTCGCCGTTTGGTCTTGGAACACGGCATTGGCATGGGTATGTGGGGACGCCTGTATTTGGAAAGGTTCGGAAAAAACACCGATGACCTCTGTGGCCTGCCAGAACATTGCCGCTCGCATCTTTACCAAAAATGGGGTGCCCGAAGGTATTTCCTGTTTGATTACCGGAGATTATCACGTGGGAGAATTTATGACCAAGGACGAAAGGGTCCCGTTGATTTCCGCTACCGGTTCAACACGCATGGGAAAGATAGTTGCACAGACAGTAGCCGGACGTCTTGGAAAAACATTATTGGAACTCGGTGGTAACAATGCCATCATTGTTACACCCGATGCGAACATCAAAAATACCGTTATCGGTGCCGTATTCGGAGCCGTGGGCACCTGTGGACAGCGCTGTACTTCCACCCGTAGGTTGATTGTACACGAAGACGTCTACGATAAGGTAAAAAACGCCATTGTGGACGCCTACAAGCAAATACGCATTGGAAATCCCCTCGATGAGAACAACCACGTGGGACCACTCATCGATAAAGACGCGGTAAACAATTATTTGAATGCTTTGGAAAAGGTAAAAGCCGAAGGCGGAACTATTTTGGTCGAAGGCGGTGTGCTGGAAGGCGAAGGCTATGAAAGTGGCTGTTACGTGAAACCGGCGATTGCCGAAGCAGAAAACCACTTCGAGATTGTACAGCATGAAACCTTTGGGCCCGTATTGTACATAATGAAGTACAGTGGTGACCTTCAAAATGCACTGGATATGCAAAATGGGGTAAGACAAGGGCTTTCTTCTGCCATTATGACGAACAATTTAAGGGAAGCCGAACGTTTCCTTTCCGTAGAAGGGTCGGATTGTGGCATTGCCAATGTAAATATTGGTACCTCAGGTGCTGAAATCGGTGGAGCTTTTGGTGGGGAAAAAGAAACCGGAGGAGGCCGTGAAAGCGGTTCCGATGCTTGGAAAATCTACATGAGAAGGCAGACAAACACCATCAATTACACTACCGAACTGCCATTGGCACAGGGAATCAAGTTTGACCTATAAACATAAAAAGCCGCCCATTTTGTAAGTAACACGAAATGGGCAGTCTTTAAAACCAACTTAACTAACTCAAACTTAACTTTAAAACCCTATTTCAATGCCGGATCATTGTCGGGAGAAACAGGGTTCTTAAACTTATTGTCCACTCAAATTTCCATAATTTTCCTTAGGAATTTAAGAGGTATCGTATCAGTGGTCGCAAAAAGTGTATGGTTGGTACCATTTATTTTGTTTCTTGCCTTGGATTTTTCCTACAACTTCGTTTATTTTTTGTTGTCTTGTTGAATTTGAGGCAATTCCGTAGCGGATTTAAGATTTTTGTGCTATTTTAAAGTGCGGTTTTTGCCGCTTATTTGTTTGCCTATGGATTGGGAAAGTTCAACTATTTGGTATTGGGTCATCTTGGCATTTACGGGAATCATTGCAGGTATCCTAGGATACTTCTTTGGCAAATCCGATACTCCCCGAAAAATGGAGAAATCATTAGCGTTGAACGCGCTTGAAATTGAGAATGCCAAACTAAAGTCAGATTTGGACATCTGCCGGAAAAGGCTGGATTCGCACACGATTCAAACCAAGGAAATCCAACTTAAGGACATTGCACAAACCGCAAAGAGCGACTTCATATTTGATCCTGTTGAGGCCAAAGCTGCCTTTGGAAAAACCATAAAGGAAAACGATTTAAAGCTTATCGAAGGGATTGGGCCCAAAATCGAGGGACTGTTCCATAATTTCAAGATTACCACTTGGAAGGATTTGGCCGAAATCTCCGCCGACAAGTGCCAGGAAGTGCTGGATTCGGGCGGTAAACGCTACCGCATTCACGATCCTGCTTCATGGCCCATGCAGGCCAAGATGGCCTACGAAGGTCATTGGGAACAACTATTTGAATGGCAGGAAAAACATCGCGCTGGAAAATATTGATCCAGCTCCTAGACCAACTGGTCTTTCTACATCATCCCGTTCGCTTCCACCCATTTAAACGTGTACTGTTCTTGCGAGAATTGCATGCGCTCCGAAATTCGTTGTAATCGCTCAGGCAACTTCATCAGGTACACCCTTGCCTTTTCCGCTTGGTCGGAAAGTCCCCTTAAATTACCGATATCCCAGTAATCGTTCAGTTTTTTCAAAATATCGATATAATCCTGGGCAGTATACACTCCCAATCGTTGGGCACAATTGGAAAATTGTTCAAAGGCCTCTCCAATACTTCCACCGGATTCCCTTAGAAAATGGGCGGGCATCACAATTTTCTTCTTCATCATATCGGCAAAGGCAAGTACCATTCCATCTGGGTCTTGGCCCATAATGGTCTTTACAAATTCACGGTATGCCAAATGGTGTCTCATTTCATCACCGGCTATAATCGTGCACATTTTTGCCAAAAGACCATTTCCTTTCTTTTTGGCCATTTTGCCCACTCTTTTGTGTGAGATGTTGGTTGCCAATTCTTGGAAGGTGGTGTACACAAAGTTTTTGTACGGGTCCCTATCGGTTCCAATATCGAACCCATCGGATATCAAATGTTGCGTTGTGATTTCAATTTCGCGCATGTTAACGCGTCCCGAAAGATATAGATATTTGTTCAATACATCGCCGTGACGGTTTTCCTCCGCAGTCCAAGCCCGCACCCACTTGCTCCAGCCATTATCCTTGCCGTTATGCTGGTCAATACCTTCCACATCCATCAACCAAGATTCGTAGGTAGGCAAGGCCTCTTCAGTAATGGTGTCCGCAACCAAGGTCACCCAGAAATCGTATCCAAGCTCTTTTGCTTCTCCACGAATTTTTTCGATGTCATCATAAAAGTGATCACTTCGCGAATCGGGCAAGAAATCGGTGGGTTGCCATATTTTTTCGGTTGGGATAAGAAATTCATCGATATACCCTTCTACTTTGGGTTCAATCGCCTGCATTACTTCCAATCTTACATTCTTTATCGACATAGTACGGGGTTTTTTACAAAGGTCTTTATAAAATATCGAAATCTTTTTAATTCCTTCCTCTTTCTCCGGGATAGAATGTGTGCACGGGATCGCTTTGCCAAAATTCCTTGGTCTCCACGTCCAACATGGTTAGGCCACCCTTGAACGCAGCACCCGTGTCCACATTCCAAACATTGGCCCTTTTGGTCGGTTCCACAAAACCGGTTTTGGACAAAGGGGTATGCCCAATAAAAACTTCGGTGTAATGGGTAAGCCTTTTAGGAAATTTAGGGTCTGTGGTTTCCAATTCAGGGTCGAGGGCCGTGGCAAGCTCCCAAAGAGTGCGGTCCCAATAAAAGGACTGCTCGAAATATTCATAGTCTATCCCCTTAAGATTTGTGTAGCCCGCATGCAAGTACAGTCGATTGTCGGCTGCAAGATGGTAGTTTTGCAGCTCCTCGTAAAAATCAAGGTGCACTCTCCACGTATCCTTATCTGCATTCAAATACGATTGCCGCGTGGCTTCGCCACCATGGGCCAACCATTGTGGATTTTCCTTCTGCTCAATAAGCCAAGCCTTGCAGAGTTCATCATGGTTGCCGCGTATAAATGTACAGTTATACTGATCTTTGAGTTGGATCAAATAATCAATGGTTTCCACGGCAGTGCTCCATCCATCCACATAATCGCCCAGAAAAATGATATGGTCCTCGGTCGACACCCTCGCTTTGTCCATCAATTGTTCTAAAGCCCTTACTCCTGAATGAATGTCGCCCACTACCAATGTCCGCATAGAAAAGTTTTTGACAATATTACACACAAATGATTGGCTGCTAAAAAATCATACCGGCTTTATCACGGATTTAACCCAGAATTCAAATAAACCTAACTGATTTTTGGACGTGGTATTATTTTCTATGTACCTTAGAATATTCCGAAGTACTATGAAGAAAGTATACTGTATTGGCGAACTGTTGATCGATTTTGTTGCCGAAAAGCAAGGGAGCGATCTCTCCAAAGCCACCCAATTTACCAAAAAAGCGGGCGGAGCACCTGCCAACGTAGCCTGTGCCATCGCCAAACTTGGCGGAAACGGCATTTTTATAGGTAGTGTTGGAAACGACCCTTTTGGGAAATTCCTTTTGGATACCTTAAAAAACGAAGGCGTCGACATTTCATTGGCCCAGCTTTCCGAAACCTTTACCACACTTGCCTTTGTTTCCCTTTCGGAAGACGGCGAGCGCGATTTTGTGTTCAGTCGGGGTGCAGACCAAGAACTCAGCTACAATCCAGACCTTAGAAAAAACCTCCCGGGTAACATTCTCCACTTGGGAGCAGCAACCGCTCTTTTGGGGGGACCTTTGGAAAAAACCTATACCAAATACTTGTTTGATGGGCTCACCAAGGAAATGTTCATCTGTTTTGACCCCAATTACAGAACAGATTTATGGAAGGATGACACGGAAACCTTTATTAAAAAATGTATGCCCTTTGTGGAAAAATCACATCTGTGCAAGTTCAGTTTGGAAGAAGCTCAACTACTTTCCGGAAAAGAAGATATCCATGAGGCTTGTGATGCCCTCCATAAGGTAGGGGCCAAAATCATTACCGTCACCATGGGAAAAGATGGCACACTCCTAAGCACCAATGGAACCAAAAAAGTAATCCCAAGTATTAAGGTCACCCCCGTAGATACCACTGGTGCCGGTGATGCCTTTATTGGGTGCCTATTGTACCAAATTTCTGATTTGGGCAATTTTGAGCCCGTTTTCGAAGATTTTGAACTGTTGGAAAATATGGTGGCCAAAGCCAATAAAGCTGGGGCCATCACCACCACAAACTACGGGGCCATTGTCGCCCTACCCACCAAAGACCAGCTTGAAGCATAAATGAACCAGGCCCAATTACACCGATTGCTCCCTCACAAAGGGAAGAGCAGCCAAGAGCTTTTTGATCAACGCTTGGCCACTAACCTCACCTTGATTCAAAAGCAGTTTTTTTCCTTATATCCGGAAGAACGCTACGCACCCCATTTTCAAAAGTTGCTGAAACTGCTCCCAAAATTATTTTTGGAAAGGCCCGAGGTCTTGAAATCACAGGATATCGCCCGATTAAAATCGGGAAACTGGTACCAATCCGAAAAGCTGATGGGCATGCAGTTGTATGTGGAGCATTTCAATAAGGACTTGAAGGGATTACAGGAAAAAATACCCTATTTGAAATCCTTGGGAGTCAATTTTGTGCACCTGATGCCCATCACTACCCGCCCAAAGGGCGAAAGTGATGGCGGCTATGCGGTGAACAATTATCTGGAAGTGGACCCAAAATACGGTTCCAAGGAAGACCTCCTGGAACTGACCACTGCATTTCGAAAAAACGGTATGTATTTGATGCTCGATTTTGTGGTCAACCATACCTCCAACGAGTTTTCCTGGGCCAAAAAAGCGAAAAAAGGGGACAAAAAGTACCAAGGCTACTATTACACTTACGAGGATTTCACCATCCCTGCCGAATTTGAAAAAACCTTGCCAGAGGTATTTCCCGAAACCTCGCCGGGCAATTTTACCTATATCCCCGAAATGGAAAAATGGGTGATGACGGTGTTCAACAGTTATCAATGGGACCTTAACTACACCAATCCAGAGGTGTTCTTGGAAATGTTGACCAATTTGGTGAAACTGACCGATATGGGCGTGGATGTGGTGCGTTTTGATGCACTCGCCTTTCTCTGGAAAAAAATCGGAACCATCTCCCAAAACCTTCCCGAGGCACATAATTTGATTTCCTTGTACCGCATGTGCCTTCAAGTGGTAGCTCCCGGTTCTATTCTATTGGCTGAAGCGATTGTAGCTCCTACGAACATTATCAAATACTTCGGGGAAGATGAAAAACAGGGCAACGAATGTGAAATTGCCTATAATGCTTCGTTGATGGCACTCTTATGGAATTCCATTGCCACCAAGAAAACCTCGTTGCTCTACAAAAGTTTGATGCACGTTCCATCAAAACCCAAAGACGGCACCTGGATCAACTACATCCGCTGCCACGATGATATTGGGCTGGGGTACGAAAACCACCTCATTGAAGAACTTGGGTGGAATCCCAATATGCATCGCAAATTCTTGTTGGATTATTATTGTCGCAGATTGGATTGGTCGCCCGCTATGGGAATGTTGTTCATGTACAACCCCAAAACTGGCGACGGCCGTATCACGGGGAGTGCGGCTTCCCTCCTAGGACTGGAGAAGGGCATCCAAACCAAAGATGAAGAGCTCATTAAAGAGGCCGTTGACAAGATCATCATGCTGCATGGGATTACCTTGGCTTTTGGAGGAATCCCCTTGATCTATGCCGGTGACGAAATTGGCACCTTGAACGATTACTCCTTTCAAACCGACGACGCCAAAAAAGGCGACAGTCGCTGGGTGAACCGCCCCATGCAGGATTGGGAGGTCATCTCACAACTGGACAAACTGGAATCGCCGCAATCCAATATTTTCCGTGCGCTACAACACCTTATCCAAATACGAAAGGAGCATGGGGTTTTTGCGGATAACAACAATTTGGAACTGTGCCACACGGGTAATGACCATATCTTTTCCTTTGAAAGAACGCAAGGCTATAAGGGACTGCTCGTACTTTGTAATTTTGACGAAAACCCTCAGGTAATCGATAGCAGTTGGATCAAAAAATTGGGCTATTTCAGTCAAGGGGATCCCGTGGATTTGGTGTCCGGTGAAAAGGTGCATTTGAACAGCGCGCTCCTGGAAGTGATGCCCTATCAGATGATTTGGCTGATGAAATCCTAAGCGTACCTCACCTTTCGTAAAATCCGTTGGGATTCCTTTAGGGATTGATACACATGAGTGTCATAGGCTTTCAGCAA is drawn from Flagellimonas sp. MMG031 and contains these coding sequences:
- a CDS encoding DUF1304 domain-containing protein, whose amino-acid sequence is MSLLIAKIIVAIVALLHLYFLWLEMFAWTTKAKKVFRSFPEELFEPTKTLAANQALYNGFLAAGLIWSLLIKDGAWQVYVALFFLGCVAVAGIYGAATASKKIFTVQALPALVGIALLLVHLFL
- a CDS encoding aldehyde dehydrogenase family protein; its protein translation is MSKIATAFGIKEALKELGLNEINNGTSTGKEWFSNGEFIESYSPVDGALIGKVKATSQEDYEKVITTAQEGFKKWRTMPAPQRGEVVRQFNDELRRLKEPLGKLVSYEMGKSYQEGLGEVQEMIDICDFAVGLSRQLHGLTMHSERPGHRMYEQYHPLGVVGIISAFNFPVAVWSWNTALAWVCGDACIWKGSEKTPMTSVACQNIAARIFTKNGVPEGISCLITGDYHVGEFMTKDERVPLISATGSTRMGKIVAQTVAGRLGKTLLELGGNNAIIVTPDANIKNTVIGAVFGAVGTCGQRCTSTRRLIVHEDVYDKVKNAIVDAYKQIRIGNPLDENNHVGPLIDKDAVNNYLNALEKVKAEGGTILVEGGVLEGEGYESGCYVKPAIAEAENHFEIVQHETFGPVLYIMKYSGDLQNALDMQNGVRQGLSSAIMTNNLREAERFLSVEGSDCGIANVNIGTSGAEIGGAFGGEKETGGGRESGSDAWKIYMRRQTNTINYTTELPLAQGIKFDL
- a CDS encoding acyl-ACP desaturase, with the translated sequence MSIKNVRLEVMQAIEPKVEGYIDEFLIPTEKIWQPTDFLPDSRSDHFYDDIEKIRGEAKELGYDFWVTLVADTITEEALPTYESWLMDVEGIDQHNGKDNGWSKWVRAWTAEENRHGDVLNKYLYLSGRVNMREIEITTQHLISDGFDIGTDRDPYKNFVYTTFQELATNISHKRVGKMAKKKGNGLLAKMCTIIAGDEMRHHLAYREFVKTIMGQDPDGMVLAFADMMKKKIVMPAHFLRESGGSIGEAFEQFSNCAQRLGVYTAQDYIDILKKLNDYWDIGNLRGLSDQAEKARVYLMKLPERLQRISERMQFSQEQYTFKWVEANGMM
- a CDS encoding metallophosphoesterase family protein; the encoded protein is MRTLVVGDIHSGVRALEQLMDKARVSTEDHIIFLGDYVDGWSTAVETIDYLIQLKDQYNCTFIRGNHDELCKAWLIEQKENPQWLAHGGEATRQSYLNADKDTWRVHLDFYEELQNYHLAADNRLYLHAGYTNLKGIDYEYFEQSFYWDRTLWELATALDPELETTDPKFPKRLTHYTEVFIGHTPLSKTGFVEPTKRANVWNVDTGAAFKGGLTMLDVETKEFWQSDPVHTFYPGERGRN
- a CDS encoding carbohydrate kinase; the protein is MKKVYCIGELLIDFVAEKQGSDLSKATQFTKKAGGAPANVACAIAKLGGNGIFIGSVGNDPFGKFLLDTLKNEGVDISLAQLSETFTTLAFVSLSEDGERDFVFSRGADQELSYNPDLRKNLPGNILHLGAATALLGGPLEKTYTKYLFDGLTKEMFICFDPNYRTDLWKDDTETFIKKCMPFVEKSHLCKFSLEEAQLLSGKEDIHEACDALHKVGAKIITVTMGKDGTLLSTNGTKKVIPSIKVTPVDTTGAGDAFIGCLLYQISDLGNFEPVFEDFELLENMVAKANKAGAITTTNYGAIVALPTKDQLEA